The Falco cherrug isolate bFalChe1 chromosome 6, bFalChe1.pri, whole genome shotgun sequence genome window below encodes:
- the LOC102049651 gene encoding glutathione S-transferase 3-like isoform X1 encodes MSGKPRLTYLNGRGRMETIRWLLAAAGVEFEENFLETREQYEKLIKDGVLMFQQVPLVEIDGMKMVQTRAILSYVAGKYNLYGKDLKERALIDMYVEGITDLMQMILMFPFSPPEAKEKSLHSIKDRATNRYFPVFEKVLKQHGQDFLVGNKFSWADVQLIEAILAVEEKIPAVLSGFPQLQAFKIRMSNMPTIKKFLQPGSPRKPPPDESYVETVLKIFKK; translated from the exons ATGTCAGGGAAGCCTAGGCTTACCTACCTTAATGGAAGGGGGCGAATGGAGACCATACgatggctgctggcagcagctggtgtGGAG TTTGAGGAAAATTTTTTGGAAACAAGAGAACAGTATGAAAAGTTAATCAAAG ATGGAGTCCTGATGTTCCAGCAAGTGCCCCTGGTTGAGATCGATGGAATGAAGATGGTGCAGACCAGAGCCATCCTCAGCTATGTAGCAGGGAAATACAATCTCTATGGGAAAGACTTGAAGGAGAGAGCCCT GATCGACATGTATGTGGAAGGAATAACAGATCTGATGCAAATGATTTtgatgtttcctttctctccacCTGAGGCAAAGGAGAAAAGTCTTCACTCAATTAAGGACAGGGCAACTAACAGGTACTTTCCAGTCTTTGAAAAG GTTTTAAAACAACATGGCCAAGACTTTCTCGTGGGCAACAAATTCAGCTGGGCAGATGTTCAGCTAATTGAAGCCATTTTAGCAGTGGAGGAGAAAATACCTGCTGTGCTGTCGGGGTTTCCTCAGTTGCAG gcttttaaaataagaatgagCAATATGCCTACAATTAAGAAgttcctgcagcctggcagcccaAGGAAACCCCCACCAGATGAATCTTATGTTGAAACTGTGTTgaagatttttaagaaatga
- the LOC102049651 gene encoding glutathione S-transferase-like isoform X2 has translation MFQQVPLVEIDGMKMVQTRAILSYVAGKYNLYGKDLKERALIDMYVEGITDLMQMILMFPFSPPEAKEKSLHSIKDRATNRYFPVFEKVLKQHGQDFLVGNKFSWADVQLIEAILAVEEKIPAVLSGFPQLQAFKIRMSNMPTIKKFLQPGSPRKPPPDESYVETVLKIFKK, from the exons ATGTTCCAGCAAGTGCCCCTGGTTGAGATCGATGGAATGAAGATGGTGCAGACCAGAGCCATCCTCAGCTATGTAGCAGGGAAATACAATCTCTATGGGAAAGACTTGAAGGAGAGAGCCCT GATCGACATGTATGTGGAAGGAATAACAGATCTGATGCAAATGATTTtgatgtttcctttctctccacCTGAGGCAAAGGAGAAAAGTCTTCACTCAATTAAGGACAGGGCAACTAACAGGTACTTTCCAGTCTTTGAAAAG GTTTTAAAACAACATGGCCAAGACTTTCTCGTGGGCAACAAATTCAGCTGGGCAGATGTTCAGCTAATTGAAGCCATTTTAGCAGTGGAGGAGAAAATACCTGCTGTGCTGTCGGGGTTTCCTCAGTTGCAG gcttttaaaataagaatgagCAATATGCCTACAATTAAGAAgttcctgcagcctggcagcccaAGGAAACCCCCACCAGATGAATCTTATGTTGAAACTGTGTTgaagatttttaagaaatga